The following proteins come from a genomic window of Alosa sapidissima isolate fAloSap1 chromosome 22, fAloSap1.pri, whole genome shotgun sequence:
- the ifrd1 gene encoding interferon-related developmental regulator 1 translates to MPRSKKKSNRGNGGQHGAGQPFSDEDASIETLSHCSSYSDSVSVAEEAGESGEDSAQEDFQFKLKVIIDSTVDKSAKTRQGALDSLKTAMATKILYEFISDQRMTITDSIERSLKKGKGEEQRAAASLACLLCIQLGSGIESEEVFKALKPIFKTILSDASANIQARQACATSLGLCTLVAEDDILDVCGTMELFESLFTRSYSRADGSRPSVTPQTSQLHTNALLSWALLLTISSGSHIRTVLHKHLPKLPGLLESDDVNMRIAAGETIALLFELARDIEPDFDSDEMESLCEKLGALATDCNKHRAKNDKRKQRSVFRDVLKAVEEGDFQTETIRFGTERMTIDSWMRKRTYDAFREFVGSGMNYHLQSNEFIRDVFQLGPPILIDSATLKAMKTSRLERHLYNAAAFKARTKARNKFRDKRVDVGEF, encoded by the exons ATGCCAAGATCCAAGAAGAAGAGCAATAGAGGCAACG GAGGCCAACATGGCGCTGGGCAGCCTTTCAGTGACGAGGATGCCTCCATCGAGACGCTCAGCCACTGTAGCAGCTACAGTGACTCAGTCAGCGTGGCagaagaag CAGGGGAATCGGGGGAAGACTCGGCTCAGGAAGACTTCCAGTTCAAGCTGAAGGTTATCATCGACAGCACTGTGGACAAGAG TGCAAAGACCAGGCAGGGTGCGCTTGACAGTTTGAAGACAGCAATGGCTACGAAGATCCTGTACGAGTTCATTTCAGATCAGAGGATGACCATCACAGACAGCATTGAGCGCAGCTTAAAGAAAG GCAAGGGAGAGGAGCAGCGGGCGGCAGCCTCACTGGCCTGCCTGCTGTGCATCCAGCTGGGCTCAGGCATCGAGAGCGAGGAGGTGTTCAAGGCCCTCAAGCCCATCTTCAAGACAATCCTATCCGACGCCTCGGCCAACATCCAAGCCCGACAGGCG TGTGCTACGAGTTTGGGCCTGTGTACGCTGGTGGCTGAAGATGATATCTTG GATGTGTGTGGCACCATGGAGCTCTTTGAGAGTCTGTTCACACGCTCCTACTCGCGGGCGGACGGCAGCCGGCCCTCGGTGACCCCCCAGACCTCGCAGCTGCACACCAACGCGCTGCTCTCCTGGGCCCTGCTGCTGACCATTAGCAGCGGCAGCCACATCCGCACAGTCCTGCACAA GCACCTGCCCAAGCTTCCTGGTTTGCTAGAGAGTGATGACGTGAACATGAGGATCGCCGCAGGAGAGACCATCGCCCTGCTGTTTGAGCTGGCCAGGGACATCGAGCCT gaCTTTGACAGTGATGAAATGGAGAGTCTGTGTGAGAAACTGGGCGCCCTGGCCACCGACTGCAACAAGCACCGGGCCAAGAATGACAAGAGGAAGCAGCGGTCTGTCTTCAGGGACGTCCTCAAGGCCGTGGAG GAGGGAGATTTCCAGACGGAGACCATCCGTTTTGGCACCGAGCGTATGACCATTGACAgctggatgaggaagaggacctATGACGCCTTCCGCGAGTTTGTGGGCTCTGGGATGAACTACcacctgcag agTAACGAGTTCATAAGGGACGTGTTTCAGCTGGGACCACCAATACTGATAGATTCCGCCACACTCAAGGCCATGAAGACCTCTCGACTGGAAAGG CATCTGTACAACGCTGCAGCCTTCAAGGCTCGGACCAAGGCCAGGAACAAGTTTCGGGACAAAAGGGTGGACGTGGGAGaattttag